The Ahaetulla prasina isolate Xishuangbanna chromosome 4, ASM2864084v1, whole genome shotgun sequence genome has a window encoding:
- the SOSTDC1 gene encoding sclerostin domain-containing protein 1, translating into MLAVALHLPSFLLACALLKSCVAFKNDATEIHYTHVVKTVPAGSHNNTMNQARHGGRQAGFDRSSRVQVGCRELRSTKYISDGQCTSINPLKELVCAGECLPLPVLPNWIGGGYGTKYWSRRSSQEWRCVNDKTRTQRIQLQCQDGSTRTYKVTVVTACKCKRYTRQHNESSHNFEGATQAKPNQHHKERKKNSKTTKQSPS; encoded by the exons ATGCTTGCTGTTGCTCTGCACCTCCCGAGTTTTCTGCTGGCCTGCGCGCTCCTGAAGAGCTGCGTGGCATTCAAAAACGATGCAACTGAGATCCATTATACCCACGTCGTCAAAACTGTCCCGGCCGGCAGCCACAACAACACCATGAATCAAGCGAGGcacggaggcaggcaggcaggcttcgATCGGAGCA GTCGAGTTCAAGTTGGCTGTCGAGAACTGAGATcaacaaaatatatttcagatgGTCAATGTACTAGCATAAACCCTTTGAAAGAGTTAGTTTGTGCTGGGGAATGCCTTCCTTTGCCAGTGCTACCGAACTGGATTGGGGGAGGTTATGGAACCAAGTACTGGAGCAGAAGAAGTTCACAGGAATGGAGATGTGTCAATGACAAAACTCGCACCCAGAGGATTCAGCTGCAGTGTCAAGATGGAAGTACAAGAACCTACAAAGTAACTGTGGTTACAGCTTGTAAGTGTAAACGATACACAAGACAACACAATGAATCAAGTCATAACTTTGAAGGAGCAACTCAAGCCAAGCCAAACCAACatcataaagaaagaaaaaagaacagcaaAACCACAAAGCAGTCTCCAAGTTAA